A window of the Canis lupus baileyi chromosome 1, mCanLup2.hap1, whole genome shotgun sequence genome harbors these coding sequences:
- the LOC140632103 gene encoding LOW QUALITY PROTEIN: tubulin beta chain-like (The sequence of the model RefSeq protein was modified relative to this genomic sequence to represent the inferred CDS: inserted 1 base in 1 codon) codes for MLSADLCKLAVNMVPFPRLHFFMPGFAPLTSRGSQQSRTLLVPELTQQMFDAKNMMAACDPRHGRYLTVAAVFRGRMSMKEVDEQMLNVQNKNSSYFVEWIPNNVKTAVCDIPPRGLKMSXTFIGNSTAIQELFKCISEQVTAMFRRKAFLHWYTGEGMDEMEFTEAESNMNDLVSEYQQYQDATAEEEGEFEEEVA; via the exons atgctcaGTGCTGACCTGTGCAAGCTGGCTGTCAATATGGTCCCCTTCCCCCGCCTGCACTTCTTCATGCCCGGCTTCGCCCCACTGACCAGCCGAGGTAGCCAGCAGTCCCGGACCCTGCTGGTGCCCGAGCTCACCCAGCAGATGTTTGATGCTAAGAACATGATGGCTGCCTGTGACCCCCGCCATGGCCGCTACCTGACTGTGGCCGCAGTATTCAGGGGCCGCATGTCCATGAAGGAGGTGGACGAGCAGATGCTGAACGTCCAAAACAAGAACAGCAGCTACTTCGTCGAGTGGATCCCCAACAACGTGAAAACAGCTGTCTGTGACATCCCACCCCGGGGGCTAAAGATGT CCACCTTCATCGGCAACAGCACAGCCATCCAGGAGCTGTTCAAGTGCATCTCAGAGCAGGTCACGGCCATGTTCCGGCGCAAGGCCTTCCTACACTGGTACACGGGTGAGGGCATGGACGAGATGGAGTTCACAGAGGCCGAGAGCAACATGAATGACCTGGTGTCTGAGTACCAGCAGTACCAGGATGCCACGGCCGAGGAGGAGGGGGAGTTCGAGGAGGAGGTGGCCTAG